In Periophthalmus magnuspinnatus isolate fPerMag1 chromosome 9, fPerMag1.2.pri, whole genome shotgun sequence, the sequence TGgttatttttgtccttttcacTAATGTATATGATTCGTggtcaacatttgtgcattttccttttggatatttcttaaaCAATCAATCAAGAATACTGGCTTCCTTGAAAtcctttgtttcatgtggaaagAGACTTTACCATGAACTACGACTTCACCATAAAAATTTCCACCAGATCTATTTTGAATTTAtatgttttcattcattcataaatacAGCTTTCTATTTTGGTGAGGAGAAATGGCCTTATTAATGAtgtattttgtacatttgttgTTGTCCAATTTGTTTTATAGCAGTGTAATGCGGCCAGAAAAGCAAGAAAAAGTATCTTTTGGTTTATCCTGTGATAATGTAAAAGTATCCCGGAAGTTGGTGCCCACTGGTTCACTTTGATATAAAAGCAAATGTGCAACTCTCTCTAGTGTGAGCAGTGTTTGATGCAACTGCAGTTTCTCTACTGTTACATTTGGAATACTGTCCAAACAGatattttcatataatttggtTTTCACTGATTGACATTTTGGTAGTGTCATAATggaacatgtaaataaataatttcgTAATACTCAGCTGACTCATTTCATCCATTTAAAAATTACCAtagtatataaaacaaaaacatttttagagAAATGGATTGGATTACCCAACCTCCTCTTTGTTTTTGTATCACTAGAATCATATATGACGATTTATGTGTTCCTTTCTCTAGTAATGCCTCCTgtgttttagtcttaaaatgtgaaatcatTCAATGCCAACAGTTCCACTTTGACACCTCACAGCAAATCAGCATAGGTAGGTTTTTATGGACTTACTTTTTGTGCCATTTGTAAAAGCATGTATCATTTATAAAAAGAGTTGTATCTAGTTAGTGCGATGTGTTAACCGATTGATTGGGTTGATGTTGTTAGTGCCTTGCATTTCTCAGTGTCAGTGTAACATTGATGCCTTATTGTTTATTTAGttatagtgtttttttaagtttacatTTGTATCCGTTGGCATAAATCGTTTCCAAAACACAAAAGTGCtataaaataggactaaattaatatttttctattttaaattGCTTAAATATTTTGTCACCTTACCTTCTTTTTCTTAGATCTGGGCCAGTTTTGGTGTAAATGTCACAATTTTGTAGATGCTAAAAATGCAAATCTTTCAGAAAATACATCAGAAGTGGATTATTTGGTTTGATTGGTATTTACAATGGCTCAGGCAGCACCTACTATATAGATGTTACAAATATGattgttttattcacaaatgaCTTTCAATTAATCTTTTGTTTTAAGAATAGAACATGAGTTTGTAGAATATGTAAGTGTTCACAAAAAGCGTGTTGTGCCATACCATAGTGACCATAAACTGCTCTGGGCACAACTTGTCTGTCAGTCTTCTCCACAACATTCATGTCGTAGATCTTATTGGTCATTATGTTGAACTCAAATGCAAGTTAATAgcaagcagtagtagtattgatACAAATACTGTTTCAGATACTTTTAAATGCATATCCAAACAGAAAATCATTTAGTCTCATATGTTTTTTTGGAAAGTAGGGGAAGCTTACGCCCCTGAATGTCTGATGCCTTCTTGAGGACTGCATAACATGTGTGTGACAAGGTGTAGGCTCCCTCATCTCGATTTATGCTGCTTGGACCTTGTTTGCAGATCTTGATCTGACCACTAAAAGAGACAAAACCTCATTATGGACTCGATTAATGCCAGGGTTATCTGTGCTGAAAATAAATACCACCGCTGGATCAGAGCGTGCTATTGAACTCCACAAACAAAATTCGAAGGAGCATAAATCTAGCATTAGTCCAGCATTGTCCAGCATTTACAGACTGCGAACTATGTTACATTAATTATAACTGGACTGAACTGCTGCCCAGAAGACGGTGCCCCCTGTTTTACTttgatataaaagaaaatgtaccacTTTGTCCCTAGTGAACAGTGTTTGGTCCAACTGCAGTTTCTCTACTGCTGCATTTGGATTACTGTCCAAACATAGATCTGTTCATATAATTTGGTTTTCACTGTGTGAAGTTTTGGCagtatcaaaatgaaaaatgcttgtaaataaataattcagtCATAGTAAACTAACTTATTCATACCtttgcttttatcctatgaacccttgCGGCCCCTGCGTTCCTctggcagcaggctcctagtcatccccaaagtcaggacacacggagaggcctctttccagttttatggtccccgtctatggaacagtctgccggaggacctcagggccgcagagaacattcaggtttttaaaagcaagctcaagacccatctttttagcatagcttttgattagtatgtatcactttagtttacttctctatttatttaggcttatttaggctggttagtgtgtttatgttgatatccatattttacttatgttttatttacttgtttagctttgacttattttattacttttaataattttagatttgccagtgtttcctctgaggagccctctgcaccgggagctgtggttggctgtggctgctgggccctggctcatgggccctggaggtttggtcttgacctcatctcttctctgggcactgggctggtgtcctgtggctgcgggtgaccctgctcctggtgcagatggttcctctggtggcgctctctcatctggttcatctttatccagcctattgcacttaaacatattttaatgaaaccaaaagtattttaacatgtgttggggtggtgggtgggagtgtgcgttggggtggggggttctctggttgtgtttattgatgtgttggggttgggttgtttggctgtggggtggttgggtgggtttggtgggtaggactgtttttaatgcactgtaaagcactttgtgttacattttttgtatgaaaagcgctttataaataaagtttcttgttgttttgtttgagtacaTCTAAGATGATCggataaaaacatttttggagAAATGAACTATTATGCATATATAGAGGATTATGCAACCTCTTCTGATTTGAATCAACTATAAAATTCCTGTGTGTTCCCTTCACTGGTAACACTGTGTAATCATTCAGTGAAATCAACAGTTCCAGATTGACACCTCACAGCACATCAACACAGGTAGGTTTTTATGGACTTGCATGCTTTtacaaatgcaaataaaaaataattactgtataAATACATTAGTTGTATCTACTACCTTACTATGATGTTTTTGACCCATGCACACACCAGTATTTTAGGTCACCTTTGTACTATTAGTGCTAAAACACCAAATATGCAATATTTCCAACATACATTTTGGTGCAGTGTATTGTATACTGAGCTATAGTGGTTTACAAAAAAAGCTGCATTTGTACCCTGTAGACATAGATTATTTTCTTTGATTGttgcattaaaacaaatacatttgtgaACTGATTTTCTAATGACTCATTTTAACATGTCTGAAATGGTCCCAAAGTACAAACCTAGGAAGGAACCATAAGAAATTAGTTGTATCTAGGTTAGTTAGTAAATTAACCATTTTAAAGTAGCCTAAAGTGATGTACTACAAGTAAAAATGCCCAAaagatattttaattttgtttccaggtttttgttttttaccatatCATCAAAGCCCGTCTTTTAATTATACTGTTATTATTCCCATAAACTTCAAGggaaaaaatcatattaaacatTTGAAACAGTAGAGAAAATGCAGTTGGACCAAACATAGATCTGTTCATATAATTTGGTtttcactgtgtaacattttggcAGTGTTGTAATGAAAAAtgcttgtaaataaataattcagtCATACTAAACTGActtattcatacttttaaaaatgaccAGAGTGCATCTAAGatgatcaaataaaaacatttaaagagaaaTAGACTACTGGATTATGCAACCTCTTCTGATTTGTATCAACTCTGAAACAGCCTACAGATGGAAATTTATGTCTGTTCCTTTCACAGACAACGCCTCCTGTGTCAGCTTTAGCTTTAACATGTGAAATCATTCAGTGCTAACAGTTCCAGTTTGACACCTCACAGCACATCAACACAGGTAGGTATTTATGGACTTACATGCTTTTACAAATGGCAGAAAAATAATTATTGTATAAATACATTAGTTGTATCTACTACCATACTATGATGTATTTGACCCATGAATACACCGATATTTTAGGTCACGTCTGTACTATTAGTTCTAAAACACCAAATATGCATTATTTCCAACATAGATGTTGGTGCAGTGTATTGTATACTGAGTTATAGTGGTTTACAAAAAATGTTGAATGgtacaaaaaattcaaatcttttGTCagcctgtcctctgtctctgtccatatgtgtgtgtgtgtgtgtatgtatgtatgtatgtatgtatatatgtatatgtatatatatatatatatctatatatatctatatatatatatatatatatatatatatatatatatatatatatatatatatatatatatatatatatatatatatatatatatataaacaaaataaaaaacaaaatatgcaaaatatacaaaaaacatttgcaaattAATTTTTAATGACTCATTCTAACATGTCTGAAATGGTCCCAAAGTATAAATCTAAAAAGCTAAATCTAGGTTAGTTAAAGCAGCAAAAAATTATGGACTACAagtaaaaatgcttaaaaataatttaattttgttcccaggttgttgttgttgttttttttttttttttgtttttttttttgtttattttactataATCATCAAGACAGTTAATTATACTGTCAGACTTAAATCAGCTATGCTCCGTTTTCTGAGTCAATCTACAGTAAGTTAGTAACAACCAGGAAATGCTGTGGGCAGCCAATCTAATCTGCACCATGTGTGGAGTTGTGGGGGAAGTAACAAATCCAAATGCAAAGAACAATATCAAACTACAGAGTAGTTGTCAAATAAATTATTCGactatttaaaaatacttttacaggATTGTAATGATGATATGTGTTGATTAAACTCCAACAAAAGAATTGTTGGAGTTTAAATTAGATTAATTTGCTTGAATCACCAGAGCTTGGAAGCATGAGCTTTTTTCCCAaacttatttaaatatataaatacctATCTCTCTCCAGATTGGAGTATTGTGTCCACCAGCATGAACAACAGTAGTTGTATCTAGGTTAGTTAGTAAATTAACCATTTTAAAGTAGCCTAAAATGATGTACTACAAGTAAAAATgcccaaaacatattttaattttgtttccaggtttttgttttttaccatatCATCAAAGCCTGTCTTTTTAATTATACTGTCAGATTTGAATCAGCTGTGCTCCGTTTTCTGAGTCAATCTACAGTAAATTGATAACAACAGGGAAAAGCTGTTGGGAACCAATCTAATCTGCACCATGTGTGGAGTTGTGGGGGAAGTAACAaattcaaatgcaaaaaaacaatatcaaaCTTCATACAGGTTGTCAAATAAATTATTCGactatttaaaaatacttttacatgatTGTAATGATATGTGTTGATTAAATACCAACAAAAGGACTGTATCATATTAATTTGATTGAATCACCAGAGCATAGAAATTTTTATGAGCTTTTTTTCCCaaactgattttattttaatggaaCTAAGTTGATCAAGcaaacataatacaaaataaatatataaatacctATCTCTCTCCAGATTGGAGTGTTGTGTCCACCAGCATGAACAACAGCAGTGACTCTGGGACCTGCCTGCCTATTGCTCAACACATGTCTATCCCTGTGCTCATGTGCCTGGTTTACTTTATGGGATTCCTTTTGAACTTCTTCAGCCTGTGGATCTTCTGCTGCCGTATGTCGTCATGGAGCGCTGGGACCATCCTGCAGTTCTGCCTGGCTCTAAGTGATGCCCTGGGCACTCCTGTCACTCCACTCATAGCTGTGTACTTTGCCATGGGTAACAACTGGCCATTTGGAACAGTGGTGTGCACGGTCAAGATTGCCCTCCTGAGCTCCCAGTTCTACGGCAGCGCTATTTTCCTCACTCTGATCAGCTTTCACAGATACAAAGCCGTAGTGCACTTCAACAAGAGCTCcagaatgaaaaacaaaagcttCATCAAGAAGCTGTGTGCTGGAGTGTGGCTCTTTCTGATAGCGCACTCATTGGTTTACTTTGTTGCTATTCCCTCCACTAAAGtaggaaaagttacacaatgtctCAGCTTCAGCCAGAGTTCTCTGACAAACTCTTTCTTCACCATTGGCTGTGTCCTCGTCTCAGTTGGCTTCCTGCTTCCTCTCAGTATCTCTGCCACATgctattttcaaatcaaaaatgCTCTCACTCGTTTGAACAACATCACAACCAAAAGTCTAAAAGTCAAACTCAAATCCCAGCGAATGATCCAAATGTGCCTTATCATATTTGGCATCTGCTTCCTGCCCATGAATGTGACCCGCACTGCAGCAATAGTGATTATAAAGTTCTATCCTGAGCATTGCCACATGGTCCATCATGTCCAGACTGCGTACTATGCTTCATGGATTGTAGCTGGACTGAACTGCTGCCTGGACCCAGTGCTCTACTATTTTGGGTCACAgaactttaaagatgcatttcCTTCTTTCAAAGCCAAGCCAGCAGAGCCTCAGCAAAGTGATACAGAAATGACACCAAATCTCATGTAGGGACAAAATAATTGCAGTGTGAGCCATTCATGGAGATCATTGTGTTGacagtgtatatatattttttttattactgaatTACAGCATGTTGTAACTGGCTGCAGACCTCTACCGAGAGTGCCCTACACCGCAGAGTTGCAGACCTCTACCTCCACGGACATGTCCCTCGCCATTTTTCATAGTTTACTTAACGACTTAATTACAGTTTATATTTACACATAGCCTAACCCAATCCCTGAGGGTTATTCTTTGTTATAAAACAATGTcaacttttgttgttgttttgtactATGTTGAAAACAGTGGCCAGGGAACAGTCAAATTTTGTTGTCTTTTGTCATggctgggtggaggtctgcagccagattcctcttttctggtggggagtctGTCACATGGTTGTTTTCATGGAGGTTTGCCTGAAAGTTTTGCAGTGGTCATAAAgctaagttacaagtcagacctgtggagaggcaacctcaCCAGCTCCTCCAGAGGGATCGCAAGACATTTCCTGGCCAGCCAggacacatagtccctccaggaTGTCCTGGGTCTTCGATGGGGCCTTCTTTTGGTAggacatgaacacctccccagagaGGCATCCACGAGGCATCCTGAAtggatgcctgagccacctcagctggctggAGTAGCAACTTTATTCAGATCTGC encodes:
- the LOC117376148 gene encoding P2Y purinoceptor 2-like, with translation MNNSSDSGTCLPIAQHMSIPVLMCLVYFMGFLLNFFSLWIFCCRMSSWSAGTILQFCLALSDALGTPVTPLIAVYFAMGNNWPFGTVVCTVKIALLSSQFYGSAIFLTLISFHRYKAVVHFNKSSRMKNKSFIKKLCAGVWLFLIAHSLVYFVAIPSTKVGKVTQCLSFSQSSLTNSFFTIGCVLVSVGFLLPLSISATCYFQIKNALTRLNNITTKSLKVKLKSQRMIQMCLIIFGICFLPMNVTRTAAIVIIKFYPEHCHMVHHVQTAYYASWIVAGLNCCLDPVLYYFGSQNFKDAFPSFKAKPAEPQQSDTEMTPNLM